A stretch of the Archocentrus centrarchus isolate MPI-CPG fArcCen1 unplaced genomic scaffold, fArcCen1 scaffold_26_ctg1, whole genome shotgun sequence genome encodes the following:
- the LOC115776026 gene encoding inactive phospholipid phosphatase 7-like: MPGSQARCRARDRNNVLNRPEFLSLNQSSRREQAGGEGRGSSGGPRRPVFRQQSQQDNTGGRGSRDSSEGGPGADGGGVKDTSRWPEQDCMQLNPSFKGIAISSLLAIDISLSKRLGVCVGAHGPGAPLRSMVTLLALTGHALLWICGTLICLWRSSTLAGQEVLVNLLLALILDLMTVAGIQKLVKRRGPWDFPPSFLDYIAMDMYSFPAAHASRAVMVSKFLLNHLVLAVPLRILLYLWAFLVGVSRVLLGKQHLSDVGCGFALGFLHFSLVESVWLDSATCQMLISIGTLHWTLV, from the exons ATGCCCGGCAGCCAGGCCCGGTGTAGGGCCAGAGATCGCAACAACGTCCTGAACCGGCCAGAGTTTCTGTCCCTGAACCAGTCGTCCCGCAGGGAACAGGCAGGGGGGGAGGGGCGGGGGAGCAGCGGCGGTCCGAGGAGACCCGTCTTCAGACAGCAGAGTCAGCAGGACAACACTGGAGGGAG GGGGTCCAGAGACTCCAGTGAGGGGGGTCCAGGTGCTGATGGCGGTGGTGTGAAGGACACTTCCCGGTGGCCAGAGCAGGACTGCATGCAGCTCAACCCGTCCTTCAAAGGTATCGCCATCAGCTCTCTGCTCGCCATTGATATCAGCCTGTCAAAGCGTCTGGGGGTCTGTGTGGGGGCTCATGGCCCTGGGGCCCCGCTGCGCTCCATGGTTACCCTGCTGGCACTCACAGGCCACGCCCTCCTCTGGATCTGCGGCACTCTAATCTGCCTGTGGAGGAGTAGCACGCTGGCCGGACAGGAAGTGCTTGTCAACCTGCTGCTGG cACTGATCCTGGATCTGATGACAGTTGCTGGGATCCAGAAGCTGGTTAAACGTCGGGGACCGTGGGATTTCCCGCCAAGCTTTTTGGACTATATTGCCATGGATATGTACTCGTTTCCAGCAGCCCATGCCAGCCGGGCCGTGATGGTGTCCAAGTTCCTGCTAAACCACCTGGTGCTGGCG GTGCCTCTGAGGATCCTGCTCTACCTGTGGGCCTTCCTGGTGGGCGTGTCCCGGGTGCTGCTGGGGAAACAGCACCTGTCAGATGTCGGCTGTGGCTTTGCACTCGGCTTCCTGCATTTCAGCCTGGTGGAGTCGGTGTGGCTGGACTCGGCCACCTGCCAGATGCTCATCTCCATCGGCACGCTGCACTGGACTCTGGTCTGA